In one window of Pirellulaceae bacterium DNA:
- a CDS encoding redoxin domain-containing protein, giving the protein MLYAFEKRFCTMEARDFFTRGDDSMLKAVVVMLFAMSILVSVTVSAADKPSPVGNEVDDFQLKDFRGKKFQLSDFDDKKIVVLAVLGTECPLAKLYAPRLNQLLDEFESQGVAILGINANTQDSITEIANYARIHEIAFPLVKDVGNRVADQLGAVRTPEVFVLDQARVVRYWGRIDDQYGVGFIREKPTRQDLRIAIKELLAGENVSQPEATSVGCYIGRQREPNENSKVTYSNQISRLLQKRCVECHRDGEIAPFALQDYDEVVGWAETILEVVEDRRMPPWHANPAHGDFANGRVLSDEEKQLLTDWVNAGAPEGDPSQLPEQLTFPEGWQLPKTPDLVVGMSERPFEVQAEGTVRYKYFTVDPGLQEDKWIQALQVVPGNSAVVHHVLVFAIPEGTDARATGGGVNGFLAGYVPGLRAEPFPSGMAKRIPAGSKLLFQIHYTPVGSVQQDLSKIGFVFSDEADVTHEVKTISAFQRFFTIPPRDSNYEVTTRTRVREDSQLLAMMPHMHLRGKSFRYQIRQPGSDEWEILLDVPNYDFNWQTNYRLSDPMPLPKDAFIKCVAHFDNSTENMSNPNPRERVKWGEQTWQEMMIGYFEVAEPYDPNAESSVVLSRRDTAEQYILQLDKDDDGQLQVKELPFRFRIMFGGSDKDGDGVISIDELIGAFGRRLR; this is encoded by the coding sequence TCAACTCAAGGATTTTCGTGGCAAGAAATTTCAGCTGTCGGATTTCGACGACAAAAAGATTGTGGTGCTTGCCGTTCTAGGGACCGAATGCCCCCTGGCGAAACTCTATGCTCCCCGTCTCAATCAGTTGCTCGATGAATTCGAGTCGCAAGGGGTTGCCATTTTGGGAATCAACGCGAACACGCAAGACTCGATCACAGAAATCGCAAATTACGCTCGCATTCACGAGATTGCTTTTCCACTGGTGAAAGACGTAGGGAATCGTGTTGCTGACCAGTTAGGTGCGGTACGCACGCCGGAGGTGTTCGTGCTGGACCAAGCCCGCGTGGTTCGTTATTGGGGTCGTATCGACGATCAATATGGTGTCGGGTTCATTCGCGAGAAGCCAACCCGGCAAGATCTTCGTATTGCGATCAAGGAATTGCTCGCCGGGGAAAATGTCTCGCAACCGGAGGCAACGTCTGTCGGCTGTTACATCGGTCGGCAGCGCGAACCAAATGAGAATTCCAAAGTCACGTATTCCAATCAAATCTCCCGATTGTTGCAAAAGCGTTGTGTGGAGTGTCACCGAGACGGTGAGATTGCTCCTTTTGCATTGCAAGATTATGACGAAGTCGTTGGCTGGGCAGAAACAATTCTGGAAGTGGTTGAAGACCGCCGCATGCCCCCGTGGCACGCGAATCCAGCACACGGTGATTTTGCGAATGGTCGCGTGCTGAGTGATGAGGAAAAGCAGCTGTTAACCGATTGGGTGAATGCGGGTGCTCCGGAAGGAGATCCGTCTCAATTGCCAGAGCAACTTACGTTTCCAGAAGGGTGGCAACTACCGAAGACTCCTGACCTCGTTGTAGGAATGAGTGAACGTCCGTTTGAGGTACAGGCGGAGGGAACAGTACGCTACAAGTATTTCACGGTGGACCCTGGCTTACAGGAAGACAAGTGGATTCAGGCCTTGCAAGTTGTGCCGGGGAATAGTGCGGTTGTCCATCATGTCCTGGTATTTGCGATTCCCGAAGGCACGGACGCACGGGCGACCGGCGGCGGGGTAAACGGTTTCTTGGCAGGCTATGTACCAGGCTTGCGCGCGGAGCCTTTTCCGAGTGGAATGGCAAAACGAATTCCCGCGGGTTCGAAACTCTTGTTCCAAATACACTACACCCCCGTCGGGTCTGTGCAACAAGATCTAAGCAAAATTGGATTTGTGTTTTCTGACGAGGCTGATGTCACGCACGAAGTAAAGACGATCAGCGCCTTCCAACGGTTCTTCACGATTCCACCGAGGGATTCAAATTACGAAGTGACGACCCGGACTCGAGTCCGGGAGGACTCGCAATTGTTAGCCATGATGCCCCACATGCATCTGCGGGGGAAATCATTCCGTTACCAAATTCGACAGCCCGGCTCCGATGAATGGGAAATTTTGCTCGATGTGCCGAATTATGATTTTAATTGGCAAACGAATTATCGACTCAGTGATCCCATGCCTTTACCCAAGGATGCATTCATCAAGTGCGTCGCTCATTTCGATAACTCGACCGAAAACATGAGCAACCCGAATCCCCGAGAGCGGGTCAAGTGGGGTGAGCAAACCTGGCAGGAGATGATGATTGGGTATTTCGAGGTTGCAGAACCCTATGATCCGAACGCTGAATCCTCAGTCGTTTTATCCCGACGTGATACGGCCGAACAGTACATCCTGCAATTAGACAAAGATGATGACGGTCAACTTCAGGTCAAAGAGCTCCCGTTCCGTTTTAGAATTATGTTCGGCGGATCGGATAAGGATGGTGACGGGGTGATCTCAATCGACGAGTTGATCGGGGCATTCGGACGCCGTTTGCGGTGA
- a CDS encoding zinc-binding dehydrogenase encodes MKAVQVLEAGKAEFLNVPKPEWQPGHALIRPLKLSLCGSDIRMLYHAAPDEYPFAPGTTGHEMVGEIEQIDDHPFLRKGDHVLALAPDHRAMAEYYLAPLEHVLPIPGRLPLDQMLQAQQLGTVIYASQRLPNIGSKTVAVIGQGSAGLWFDFHLRRMGARKVIAFDLEQFRLDHARRFGATDVVDNSSCDAQQALLKINDGELADVVIEAAGEIDSINLAVHLVKKYGDVLYFGYPRGQYFSFAFEEFFHKCCKATTIVGATCETNQTSTRIALDVIASGEIDVTPILTHQIPFREVFDAYELHRTREDQAVKILVDMQ; translated from the coding sequence ATGAAAGCGGTTCAGGTTCTCGAAGCAGGAAAAGCCGAATTTTTGAATGTGCCGAAGCCAGAGTGGCAACCAGGGCATGCTTTGATCCGTCCCCTGAAATTGTCACTGTGTGGGAGCGACATTCGGATGTTGTACCACGCTGCTCCGGATGAGTATCCTTTTGCCCCCGGGACGACCGGTCATGAGATGGTGGGCGAAATCGAGCAGATTGATGACCATCCTTTCCTCAGGAAAGGAGATCACGTTCTGGCGTTAGCTCCCGACCATCGGGCGATGGCTGAATATTATTTAGCCCCATTGGAACACGTCTTGCCGATCCCTGGTCGGCTTCCACTCGATCAGATGTTACAGGCTCAGCAACTGGGCACGGTGATTTATGCATCGCAAAGATTACCGAATATTGGGAGCAAAACAGTTGCCGTCATCGGGCAAGGTTCAGCTGGTTTGTGGTTTGATTTTCACCTGCGACGTATGGGTGCCCGAAAGGTCATCGCTTTTGATTTGGAACAATTTCGTTTGGACCATGCACGCCGTTTCGGTGCGACCGACGTCGTCGATAATTCATCTTGTGACGCACAACAGGCGCTCCTGAAAATCAACGATGGAGAACTTGCCGATGTGGTGATCGAGGCCGCCGGTGAGATCGATTCGATTAATCTTGCCGTCCATCTTGTGAAGAAGTATGGCGACGTCCTCTACTTTGGCTATCCACGTGGTCAGTACTTTTCTTTTGCTTTCGAAGAATTCTTTCACAAGTGCTGCAAAGCGACAACGATTGTTGGCGCGACCTGTGAAACAAACCAGACTTCGACACGCATTGCACTGGATGTGATCGCCTCGGGAGAAATTGATGTGACTCCGATTTTGACCCATCAGATTCCCTTTCGCGAAGTATTTGATGCTTACGAGCTGCATCGGACGCGAGAGGATCAAGCGGTTAAAATCTTAGTCGATATGCAGTAA
- a CDS encoding DUF2062 domain-containing protein, with the protein MVVRFLRLRYRRRRQQLRRFVYHDLLHADDPPHRLALGIGLGVFVAFTPTVGIQMLIAGFLSWLIGANKAVSVAVVWISNPGTMLPMYWYCYGIGCAILTLEPVDRSWWTELTAPPPGWWPAVSFYWSRLLEIAGPLWLGSLIVGLVCGYTTYYLSFRAIEYYRRRL; encoded by the coding sequence ATGGTTGTTCGCTTTCTCCGCTTACGGTACCGACGACGACGCCAGCAACTTAGGCGTTTTGTCTATCATGATTTGTTGCACGCCGATGACCCACCTCATCGGCTCGCACTCGGGATAGGTCTTGGTGTGTTCGTTGCCTTTACCCCGACCGTGGGCATTCAAATGCTTATTGCGGGCTTTCTCAGTTGGCTGATTGGAGCGAACAAAGCAGTGAGCGTGGCTGTGGTTTGGATTTCCAACCCGGGCACGATGCTACCGATGTATTGGTATTGTTATGGAATTGGTTGTGCGATTTTAACACTGGAACCCGTCGATCGCTCTTGGTGGACGGAACTGACGGCACCGCCGCCAGGGTGGTGGCCGGCTGTTTCCTTCTATTGGTCGCGTCTTTTGGAGATTGCTGGCCCGCTTTGGCTAGGCTCTTTGATTGTTGGCTTGGTCTGCGGCTACACGACCTACTATCTCTCTTTCCGGGCGATCGAATATTATCGGCGTCGGCTCTAA